One genomic region from Vespa crabro chromosome 16, iyVesCrab1.2, whole genome shotgun sequence encodes:
- the LOC124429795 gene encoding histone H1, gonadal-like has translation MARKNSKRKARKLLSKHVRRKWQKTRPMKIAALIVSAIQNLRETKGSTSKKIIAYIRSSSNLPEKRVKRQVKAALRRGVEYGILRRYRGHYFLPIGNEVDRANRIAVRFARLPSPRRPSAKSRNVGLRKTPATRDRKKGRGRSANRSGNSVAEGKSPRKSRSLPFSTATAATSFVRIQEADDISVE, from the exons ATGGCGCggaaaaatagtaaaaggaAAGCTAGAAAGCTCCTCTCAAAACACGTTAGAAGAAAATGGCAGAAGACGAGGCCGATGAAAATAGCCGCTCTTATTGTATCAGCGATACAAAATCTTCGAGAGACTAAAGGATCTACATCTAAGAAGATTATAGCTTATATTAGAAGTTCTTCTAATTTGCCTGAAAAACGTGTTAAGAGACAG GTAAAGGCGGCATTAAGACGTGGTGTAGAATATGGAATTCTACGAAGATATCGAGGACACTATTTTCTGCCTATCGGCAACGAGGTGGATCGAGCGAATCGAATAGCAGTTAGATTTGCCAGACTGCCATCGCCTCGGAGACCATCCGCAAAATCGAGAAACGTTGGCCTTCGCAAAACTCCAGCCACGAGGGATCGTAAGAAAGGGCGGGGACGATCCGCTAACAGAAGTGGAAATAGCGTTGCCGAGGGCAAAAGCCCAAGAAAGTCACGTTCCCTTCCCTTCTCAACGGCAACGGCGGCGACGAGCTTCGTGAGAATACAGGAAGCCGACGACATTTCTGTCGAATAA